CGAGGCGGCCGCCTCATAGAATATAGTGATGCAGAACTGCAAAAACTATTAGAACCGGATTTCCCACTCGAATTAACGCATATAATAGACCGCATGGCACAAAAAACATTTACTGATCCACATGCAACTATCATCTCGCAAACGTTAAGAGGTCATACAGCGCCCATAACCTCAATAGCTATCAGTCCTAACAACCAATTCATCGTCACGGGATCTGACGATAAGACTGCACGAATTTGGGACGCTACTACAGGAACACTACTGTATACCCTTGAAGGCCATACAAACAGGCCATATTCAGTAGCTATCAGCTCTGATAATCAATTCGTCGTCACCGGATCTTGGGACAACACCGCACGCATTTGGAGTACCACCACAGGAGCACTCCTGCATATCCTTGAAGGCCATGCAGACCAAATATGGTTAGTAGCTATCAGCTCTGATAACCAATTCATCGTCACGGCATCTTTCGACAACACCGCACGTATTTGGGATGCCACCACAGGAGTACTCCTGCATATTCTTGAAGGCCATAGATCCAAAATAAATTCTGTAGCTATTAGCCCTGATAACCTATTCATCGTCACCGGATCTTGGGATTACACCGCACGCATGTGGAATGCAACTACGGGAGCACTGCTGCATACCCTGACAGGCCATACATGGATAATAACTTCAGTAGCTATCAGCCCTAACAACCGATTCATTGTCACTGGATCTCCCGACAACACTGCACGCATTTGGGATGCTGCTGATGGAAAAGTACGGCACATACTCTCCGGTCACGAAGACACAATAAATTCAGTAGCTATCAGCCCTGATAACCAATTCATCGTCACCGGATCTTGGGATCACACCGCACGCATTTGGAATGCAACTACGGGAGCACTGCTGCATATCCTTGAAGGTCATACAAACAAAATATGGTCAGTAGCTATCAGCTCTGATAACCAATTCATCGTCACGGCATCTTTCGACAACACCGCACGTATTTGGGATGCCACCACAGGAGTACTCCTGCATATTCTTGAAGGCCATACAGCCATAACTTCAGTAGCTATCAGCCCTGACAACCGATTCATCGTCACCGGATCTTATGATCGCACCGCACGCATTTGGCGCATAAAAGAAGACTTATTAACTACTGCCGAGCTCATCAAAAATGCTGCAATACTTCGTGATCGTGCAAAAAAAATTCCGTACTTTCCGCCAATACAAATGCAAAAAATAAACAAGGGGATTTATCTGCTGAAAGCAGCGGGTGCCGACACTAATCTCGGAAGGACCAAAGCTATTTACCAACGTATTGAGGATGCCTTTAAGCAAGGAAGGACAGAGGCTGCAGGAGAAGCAATGATTGCATCAGCTGCCGATATTGGATTTTTTGGCATGTAATTTTCATTTTAGAATACTAAAAGGCGCCTATATACAAACTATATAAGCGCCTTGTGTCTCAGCAAACATTAGAAGATGCTACTCACGATTATTATCACTACCGATTTCACAAATACACAATAGAGGCAGTATTGAGCAGTTCTGTATAATACGCTTCCATCAGCTGATCGTATCGAGCTCTGCGTAAATCATTTGCAATCTCTCGCTCACGCTCTTGCAACGGTACAACACGCTCATCATGTTTTTCTTGTAATCTGAACAGCTCAAATCCATCGGATAATTCTTGCGGAGCAGAAATTTCACCTACTTGTAACTCAGTAATAAAAAATTTATCTTCTGCAAGCTCCTCCTTTTTAATCCAAAATGGCTCCAACCACACTAAATCGGATACCCCTTTTTCTGTCATTAACTGGTCATACAGTTCTTCTTTGGAAAGCTCTGCACTCACCTTGACCACCGCACGCTGAACATAATATTCAGTAGGCTCTTGAATCGGATTCTTATCAAAATAATTCTGAATTTCTTGCTCAGTAACAACCACCAGTGTACGAACTTTGACGTCCAATAAGTTACTAATGGCGGTCATTTGCGCAAACTGCTCACGCGCTTCTTCATAGGTATATCCAGTTGCTGCTAGTGCCTGTTTAAGCCCTTCATGGGTCAAATTATTTATGCGCTGTACCTCTTTTAATCTCTTATCTACCATTTCTTCATCTGGAATCATCTTATATTTTTTTGCTTCTTGTCCCATTCTTTTTTCAAGCACAAGATTCTTTTGCGAGCGCATGGATCCATCGATTCCTGGACGATCAATCTCTGATTGCATAATAATATCAGTATCATTTTCCGCATACAGCGTTACTGATATCGTATCGATTAACTGCCCATACTGTACATCCTGCAAGCACGAAGCAGAACCAAAAAAGATAATCAAACTCATCGTTAAAAAATACAATTTTTTCATATAATCCCCTGTTGTGGTATACACAAAAGGGGAACCTAACAGTTCCCCTTTACACTATCTTATATAACGTACCATATTATGCAGCTTTAGGTGCAGCTACGTCAACTGCTTCATCTGCATGCATATCCATCATTTCATCTGATAATTCTGTTGTTTGAGCCAATGATTGCTCGTTTTTATTCTTAAAATAAGAATCATTTACCACAACTTTATACTCTTCTTTCAAGCGTGTAATCTCTTTATCAAACACCGCCATGCGACGTTCTTTTTCGATATACTGCTTTAAGCCTGCTTGTACTTGCTCAAATTCTGCATACTTTGTTTCTTGCTTTTCAGTTGCACGTACAACCCAAACCGTTTTGTCATCCACTTTAACTACTTCAGTTGCAGGGAATTTTGTCAACGAACCAATTTTATCACGCAATGTTACATGAATACCCAAACTTTGCTCATTCACAAAATTAAAATCTTCAACTTTATCAGAAAGCTTTTGAACCTTTGCCACTTGCGCAAAATCTTTTCCTTTTGCTGCCGCTGCAAACACTTTTGCTTCTGCTTCTACCGAGAACATGATTCCTTCGGCTTTTACACCACCACGAGAAATACACAACTCAGGAATTCTCATTTTGTTATCATCATAATATTCTCGAACATCAGCATCACTTACTACTACTGGATTTGCAGCACCAAAATATTTTGTATTCAGCATACGCTTTACTGAACGCATCATATTTGCCAAATCTTTTTGATAATCTTCAGACATATCAATACCATTTTTAACAACATATGCATCAACAACCGCTTGGCTTACCATACCTTGCAAGAAGTTATAACGTGCATCTGGCATAAGCGGTAAAATTTGACCTAATTGTGGATTTTCTTCAATAAGCTGCGCGAAATCACGCTCAAGACTTTTATCCGAAATGATAGAAACACCATCTAACGATGCAAGCTCCTGCCCTTCTTTCATTAAATGATCTTGCATATCTACCATTGCCTGTGTATGCCCTGCATGCGAGCTCGCCCCTTTACCCATGCCTAATTTATCTTTAACCCAATCGAACGGAGCACAACCAGGTGCTGCAACAAGTACTAAAGATAATGCGCCAAGCAGTAGATATTTACTTGTCGATATTTTTGCATCGTTCATACATAATCCTCTTTAAATAAAAACAGTTTATAATATACCAATTTCACAATCACCTACTCATTTTATAATCAAACGTATAGTATCACAAATTATTTGATTTACAATATTGATGCAAGATCTGAAAGCGGCAACAGCGGTTAAGACTAGAAAAATTTCATATTATGCATCAATTCACCACTACATTGCGCAAAAAAAATTACATATAAGATTGATTTTCTATTATGGATTAAGTACACTCGTGCTGAATTATTTCATTTATAAAATTAATACAAAGGAATGCCTTATGAATAAGCTATTTATAATTGGATGCTTATCGACCAGCATTGTATCGTCAGCCATATTTGGCGCAGCAGAACAATCTGGGGGAGTCATGCACGTTCTAACCTCAGCAACCAATGGCGTAAAAAGCGTTGCTCACGGATTTGCGCACCTTACCACTAGCTCTTTACGACTTGGACAAACTGTTTACGGAGAAGCAATACAATCACCGAGCGTTGTAAATGCAGATCGCGCACTGACAAATCAAATAAAAAGCGGTCAATTTGCTAAACTTGCACAGCTTGGTCAAAAACGTATATATAACCAAGGTGTACAGCAAGTACTGAACCGACACCATGAACACTCGAAAAAAGCCTCAAGAAGAAAAGATCATTTAAAAGAATTCCATGAGCAGTATCCTCAGATTACATTTGATTCAGACAGCACAACATCATTAGTAAAAGCAATCAATGCTCAAGCTACATCACTAGCATCACTTGCACACATAGCTGCAACACATCCAACTCAAGCCCCAGCAGAGCTTTGCTCCATCAACATCGCCGATTTATTACAACAACTAAATGAGCTTACTCTCGCTGTGCAAAGGCTTAATAATCCTGACATCTCTCCTGCAAATGCCGTACATCTTATTCCCGCTAATGAACCTGCCTGGCAAGGGAATATATTACTTCCCGATGTTGCAGAGCTGCTGGCAATACGCTTACCTGAAAGCTCTTCAGATGATCAAAAAGAGGATTGCAACGAGAGCTCAGAAGAAAAAGAAAACCAATAATTAACACACGCGACATGCAACTACTGCCGTCAACGAAGCTGGTTTATAGCGAATGAGCTGACGTGCAACTTCTTTAAGCGTTGAGCCCGTGGTCAGTAAATCATCAACAATTAAAATATGCTTGCCTTCAATTGAAGATTGATATGCAGGATGCACCTCAAATGCATCCTGCACGTTTTTTAATCGGTGTTCTGCTGGCAGCGATGATTGAAACACCGTACGTCGTTGACGGCTCACGCAATGCACCACCGGCTTACCTGTTTTTTGACTAATCACTTTTGCTATTTCATCAGCTTGATTATATCCACGGCGCGCAAAGCGGGTCCAATGAAGGGGAATGGGAATAATACAATCAAACTGCATATGCTGCAGATATGTCTTTTGCCAAATAATTTCACCCAACTGTATTGCCGCAACAATATTACCGTGCGATTTTGAAATAATCATTGGCTTTAAAGGAAATTGATACCGCGAAACTGCGAGAATTTTAACTGAATATTTCCGAGTAATGGGTATAACCGATGATGCTACCGGCAGAATTTTATCAGAGCACGCCACACATAATGGCACTCGCTCCGATAAAAATATTCTACAGCTCGCACAAAATGGTGGCGCTAAGATATAGCCCATCGTGCGCAATAAAAAATCTGTTGTCTGAAATATCCACTGCTTGATCATTATTCCATTATCCTACTCGGTATCATCCCAATAATTAGTAAGAAAAATGATAGCAACCCCCACAACAATAAAAACATCTGCACCATTAAAAATCGGCCATGAATATCCGCCAGCCCTCACATGAACAAAATCTACGACTCCAGTGTACACAATGCGATCAAGCAAATTAGAAGCTGCCCCAGCGATAACACACACCTCTCCCCAAATGGTTCGATTATTATTGCAACGGAAATATGCATGCATAGCAACAAGCATAATAATCAATGAAATAAACAAACATAATATGGTAAAAGCTGTTGCATCATGTGATGCAAATAAACTCCAAGAAATACCACGATTGTAGGTCAAATCACACGACAAAAAGCTGTTAATCTCCCAGCCATCTGCACACTGAACGATAGCCCAATGTTTGCTAACGCGATCAAGAACTAGTAACAATAATCCAACAAGTACATAGGCAAAGAGCAACCATTTTTTTTTCATCGAATTACTGCACCGAGTTGCATGAGCGATTCAAGCACGAGTGAAACCACCCCATCAACTTCATCTTTTGTCATCGTTTTTTCAACATCTCGTACTACAAATCGGAATGTTAGTGCACGTTTATCGAGCCACTCATCTTTTTCAAATCGATCAACCAGCTGCACATCATCAACCGCTCCATGCACTGTTGTAATTCGATCTATTAACGCATCCACAGTATATGAAAGCGGCACAAACATACTGACATCACGCACTGATGCGGGATATTTTGATGGCGCAACATATCGCACAATTGGCTTTTTATAATCTTGTAAAAAGTCACCATCTAATTCAAAAATGAATGCATCACCATCGACCACTTTATTTAAAAAGAGCTGATTCGCTTTTCCCGCAATACCAATGACCACATCATCATATTTAAGCACTGCTGTTTGATACGGAGCAAACCACGGATCAAGTTCCTGCTCTGCTTTATGCCATGTTATCGGCAATGATATGGTGGAAAAAAACTGTTCTAATAACTTTTTTGTTTCATAAAAATCAACCGTATTTTTTTTATCAAAAAAAATCCCTGCCAATGATTTACGCTCCATTGCATCTGTTCCACTTTTTTGCCACGTACGTGCCCATTCAAAAAAACGTAACTGATCATACTCTGCCGCATTATCATCAACCGCTTTGCATACATTCGGTATCAATGATGTCACTAATTGCCGCCAATTTTCAGAAACCGGATTTAAAACGGTCAGACTATGATCTGGCTGCCATGCAAGTCTTCGTAAAAAATCTTCATCATAAAATGAATAGCTTTCAAGCTCATGCATCTGTAACCCATTAATCATCTCTGCTTTTATCGCACGGCGCTGGTATACTGCATGCACATCACATGGCGCAGATCGCCGTAATGGCAACTCAGCAATAATATTGGTATATCCATAAAACCGTCCTACTTCCTCTACAATATCTTCTTTAATAGTCACATCTTTTGTGCTGCGGAATGATGGTACTGCAATATGATATTTTTTATCAGTGCATGCCACTTGAAATTCTAAACGAGAAAGTATTTCGATAACTTTTTCCTGAGATATTTCGATACCAAGCCGACTTTGCAAAAATGCATGCTCTATCTCAATAACTTTTTCTGGCATCACTATTCCACATGAAACAATCCGAGAGGAGGCGGCATAAGGAATCTGCGCATTTTTTAACAATGCAACAAATCGCATAATCGCTTGTGATGTTTGATTTGGATCTAATGTTTTTTCAAATCGCATTGACGCATCAGTGCGTATTTTATGTCGAGCAGCAGAACGTCTGATCGTGCTCGCATTAAAACAGGCCGATTCTAAAAATAATGCCGTTGTCTGGTCGGAAATAGCTGTTGCCGCGCCACCCTTTATACCTGCAAGAGCGAGTGGATCTTTGCCGTCAGAAATCACGATGTCTTCACCAGTCAAAATAATATCTTGCCCGTCGAGTAGCTGTAATTTTTCTTGCTTGTGGGCCATGCGTGGGGTAATAGTTTTGGCCACAATCTTATCTGCATCAAATGCATGCATAGGCTGACCGAGATCCAACATCACATAATTAGTAAAGTCCACAATGGCATCAATTGCCTTTATATCAAGGAGAGCAAACCGTACCGCCATCGCCAACAAAGAATGTTGATACGTAATGTTTGAAACATATAACCCTGCAAAACGTGAACATCCTTGCGCCTCTAAGGTTATAGAAAAAGGGCTATCTGATGATACTGGTGCATGGTTAGCATGATGCGCAATTTCGATAGGAGCTAAAAAGTCAGAAATTGGTTTGAGTGGCAAGCAAAACATAGCTGCAATCTCACGCGCAACACCACGATGCCCCCACATATCAGGGCGATTGGTGATCGACTTATTATCAATATCTAAAATATAATCAGAAGTCTGTACTAATTTTTTCCATCCACCTGCATGCAGCGATGCATCACAATGTATTGCAGGAAGCAAATCGATACGCGTTCCCCCAAAATGATCCATGCCTGCCCAATCCGCATGTACAATGTTTTTAATGAAATACCAGTGGCCCACTGCTACTTTTTTCCGCTCTGGTAAGGTATAGGTCTGATTCCATTCTGGACTATGCACTGTTACCACATCAGCGTCCACTGCTATAACCTGTGCCAGAGAGACCGTTTCTAAATCAAATGATACCGCACGAAATCCCTCTATTTCAGCCGTTGTTTCGTTAAATTTTTTTACTAACTGATCAATATCAATTGTTGTAACGTCAGCATCAATATGATCAAAAATCCACGCAATGGAGAGTTTCATAGCCTACCTTGTTATAAAGAATCGATAAAACGACATATCTTATAACTGTAAAAGAAAACCTAATAATCTGCAATGTGTACTGATGGTTTGTGTAATGTACATTCATGAATCGATATTGCTGTTGATAGACTCATTCATAGAGCGATCTTGCAATGAAAGCGAATGGTATGTCCCCACCGTTATTATGATCAAAGCGTAATAATCCAGAATCTGTGCGCTCAGATTGAGCGCGACATAATAGTTATCAGAGCCGCTATCTTAATAACAACAAAGTCGCGTCCATTTGGGACGCATTTATTACTGGATGGCTACGCTTCGCTCACCATGACGATTAGCGAATGCCAATAGCGTTAATAATATTTATCTATCCCTCAATACCCCCTGCTAGACCCCATAATGGTGTCACCAATCTTTACTGTCATCTGATCCAGAATATAATGCATGGCTTTGTTACATACGACAGAGCATAAGATATGTCCCGCAGTCGTTGCGAGCTTGCGTGGCAATCCAGAAAATTGCGCGCCCGTAAGGGCTCAACAAAACATTTCTTGGCTTAAAGGATTTTTGATCATCTTTTGATATTTTTATTAAAAAAAGTACCCTTGAATCGCATAAATCACATAATTTCACCACAACCAAAAGGATAAAATGAAAAATCTGATGTTGTTCCTTTTTATAGGAACAATCACGATAAATACGCAAACATCGTGCGCAAATCTACCTAGACGATGCGATCAAGTCGCTGCAACGGCAGCCGGTGGCGTTGTCGGACTTGCCCTCGTAATGGTAAATGGCCTTATAGCAGGACTTAACCCTCACCAAGTGGCGCACGCATGTGTACTCAGTGCTGGCCTGACTGGTGCCGTAGTGGTACCAACCTTAATCTTAAGACGCCTTTGCAAACGAGCAGTCGCGCCCCATTAAACTTCGAATCGGGGCAGGTCTTGGAACACTGAATGGTCTGCTGGGATTTTATCCTGGTGGC
The DNA window shown above is from Candidatus Babeliales bacterium and carries:
- a CDS encoding WD40 repeat domain-containing protein, encoding RGGRLIEYSDAELQKLLEPDFPLELTHIIDRMAQKTFTDPHATIISQTLRGHTAPITSIAISPNNQFIVTGSDDKTARIWDATTGTLLYTLEGHTNRPYSVAISSDNQFVVTGSWDNTARIWSTTTGALLHILEGHADQIWLVAISSDNQFIVTASFDNTARIWDATTGVLLHILEGHRSKINSVAISPDNLFIVTGSWDYTARMWNATTGALLHTLTGHTWIITSVAISPNNRFIVTGSPDNTARIWDAADGKVRHILSGHEDTINSVAISPDNQFIVTGSWDHTARIWNATTGALLHILEGHTNKIWSVAISSDNQFIVTASFDNTARIWDATTGVLLHILEGHTAITSVAISPDNRFIVTGSYDRTARIWRIKEDLLTTAELIKNAAILRDRAKKIPYFPPIQMQKINKGIYLLKAAGADTNLGRTKAIYQRIEDAFKQGRTEAAGEAMIASAADIGFFGM
- a CDS encoding peptidyl-prolyl cis-trans isomerase is translated as MNDAKISTSKYLLLGALSLVLVAAPGCAPFDWVKDKLGMGKGASSHAGHTQAMVDMQDHLMKEGQELASLDGVSIISDKSLERDFAQLIEENPQLGQILPLMPDARYNFLQGMVSQAVVDAYVVKNGIDMSEDYQKDLANMMRSVKRMLNTKYFGAANPVVVSDADVREYYDDNKMRIPELCISRGGVKAEGIMFSVEAEAKVFAAAAKGKDFAQVAKVQKLSDKVEDFNFVNEQSLGIHVTLRDKIGSLTKFPATEVVKVDDKTVWVVRATEKQETKYAEFEQVQAGLKQYIEKERRMAVFDKEITRLKEEYKVVVNDSYFKNKNEQSLAQTTELSDEMMDMHADEAVDVAAPKAA
- a CDS encoding phosphoribosyltransferase family protein, producing the protein MIKQWIFQTTDFLLRTMGYILAPPFCASCRIFLSERVPLCVACSDKILPVASSVIPITRKYSVKILAVSRYQFPLKPMIISKSHGNIVAAIQLGEIIWQKTYLQHMQFDCIIPIPLHWTRFARRGYNQADEIAKVISQKTGKPVVHCVSRQRRTVFQSSLPAEHRLKNVQDAFEVHPAYQSSIEGKHILIVDDLLTTGSTLKEVARQLIRYKPASLTAVVACRVC
- the lspA gene encoding signal peptidase II, whose protein sequence is MKKKWLLFAYVLVGLLLLVLDRVSKHWAIVQCADGWEINSFLSCDLTYNRGISWSLFASHDATAFTILCLFISLIIMLVAMHAYFRCNNNRTIWGEVCVIAGAASNLLDRIVYTGVVDFVHVRAGGYSWPIFNGADVFIVVGVAIIFLTNYWDDTE
- the pheT gene encoding phenylalanine--tRNA ligase subunit beta, giving the protein MKLSIAWIFDHIDADVTTIDIDQLVKKFNETTAEIEGFRAVSFDLETVSLAQVIAVDADVVTVHSPEWNQTYTLPERKKVAVGHWYFIKNIVHADWAGMDHFGGTRIDLLPAIHCDASLHAGGWKKLVQTSDYILDIDNKSITNRPDMWGHRGVAREIAAMFCLPLKPISDFLAPIEIAHHANHAPVSSDSPFSITLEAQGCSRFAGLYVSNITYQHSLLAMAVRFALLDIKAIDAIVDFTNYVMLDLGQPMHAFDADKIVAKTITPRMAHKQEKLQLLDGQDIILTGEDIVISDGKDPLALAGIKGGAATAISDQTTALFLESACFNASTIRRSAARHKIRTDASMRFEKTLDPNQTSQAIMRFVALLKNAQIPYAASSRIVSCGIVMPEKVIEIEHAFLQSRLGIEISQEKVIEILSRLEFQVACTDKKYHIAVPSFRSTKDVTIKEDIVEEVGRFYGYTNIIAELPLRRSAPCDVHAVYQRRAIKAEMINGLQMHELESYSFYDEDFLRRLAWQPDHSLTVLNPVSENWRQLVTSLIPNVCKAVDDNAAEYDQLRFFEWARTWQKSGTDAMERKSLAGIFFDKKNTVDFYETKKLLEQFFSTISLPITWHKAEQELDPWFAPYQTAVLKYDDVVIGIAGKANQLFLNKVVDGDAFIFELDGDFLQDYKKPIVRYVAPSKYPASVRDVSMFVPLSYTVDALIDRITTVHGAVDDVQLVDRFEKDEWLDKRALTFRFVVRDVEKTMTKDEVDGVVSLVLESLMQLGAVIR